The genomic window AACCTGAAGCGGCTTGCCGCGCGCTCCGCACGCTTTCGCAATGCCTACACGGCTTCGCCGCTCTGCGCACCCGGGCGGGCAAGTTTCATGTCCGGGCAGTTGCCGAGCCGCACCCGCGTCTACGACAATGCAGCCGAGTTCGCCTCCGACATCCCCACATTTGCGCATCATCTGCGCCGCGCCGGCTACCAGACGTGTCTTTCAGGCAAGATGCACTTCGTCGGGCCTGATCAGTTGCACGGCTTCGAGGAGCGGCTGACGACGGATATCTATCCGGCCGATTTCGGCTGGACGCCCGACTACCGCAAACCCGGCGAGCGGATCGACTGGTGGTACCACAACATGGCGTCGGTCACGGGTGCCGGCGTTGCCGAAATCACCAACCAGCTCGAATATGACGACGAGGTCGCCCATCACGCGCTGGCTAAGATCTATGATCTCGCCAGGGGCAAGGATGATCGCCCCTGGCATCTGACCGTCAGCTTCACGCACCCGCACGACCCTTATGTGGCACGCAAGCGCTTCTTCGATCTTTACGAGGACTGCCAGCATCTGCAGCCGGACGTGCCGGCTATGCCCTACGAGGCGCACGATCCGCATTCCAAGCGCATTTTCGATGCCAATGACTGGCGCTCCTATACGATCACCGACGCGGATATCGCCCGCTCGCGGCAGGCCTATTTCGCCAACATCTCCTATCTCGACGAGAAGATCGGGGCACTGCTCGATGCGCTTGAGGCCACGCGGCAGGACGCGATCGTCGTGTTCCTGTCGGACCATGGCGACATGCTCGGCGAGCGTGGGCTCTGGTACAAGATGAACTTCTTCGAGGGTTCTGCGCGCGTACCGCTGATGATCGCGGCGCCCGGTCTCAACGTTGGCCTGATCGAAGAACCTGTTTCCACGCTTGACGTTACGCCGACACTCGCCGAGCTTGCCGGGATTTCGCTCGACGACATCATGCCATGGACCGATGGCGAAAGCCTCGTGCCGGTTGCCGGCCAGACCAGGCGTTCCAGCCCCGTGCCGATGGAGTATGCGGCGGAAGCGTCGATCGCGCCTCTGGTCGCGATCCGCGATGGGCAGTGGAAATATGTTCACTGCGAGGTCGATCCGCCGCAGCTTTACGACCTTTCGAACGACCCGCACGAGCTCAGCAATCTGGCTGCCGATCCCGCCCATGCGGAGACGACCGCGTGGCTTGCCGGGGTCGTTGCCGCCAAATGGGACATGGCCGCATTCGATGCGGCCGTCCGCCAAAGCCAGGCGCGGCGCTGGGTGGTCTACGAGGCGCTGCGCAACGGCAGCTACTATCCTTGGGATTACCAGCCGCTGCGCAAGGCATCCGAGCGCTACATGCGCAACCACATGGACCTGAACGTCGTCGAACACGACAACCGCTTTCCCCGAGGTGAATAATGCGTGCCCAGCCCCAAGCATCCCATTTCGTTGACGGACGCTATGTCGAGGATACGGCAGGTGAGGTTTTCGAAAATGTCTTCTCTGCAACCTGCGAGGTGATCGCGAAGCTCCACGCCGCGACCGATGGGATCATCGAGGAAGCGGTCGCGTCGGGTCGTCGGGCCCAGAAGGAATGGGCGGCACTTGCGCCCGCCGAGCGCGGACGCGTACTGCGCCGCGCCGCCGACATCATCCGCTCGCGCAATCGCGAATTGTCGGAACTGGAGACGCTGGATACGGGCAAGCCGATCCAGGAAACGATTGTCGCCGATGCGTCCTCGGGGGCCGATTGCCTGGAATTCTTCGGCGGGCTCGCCGCCACCCTCAATGGCGAGACGATCCCGCTCGGGCGCGATTTCGCCTATACGCGGCGCGATCCACTCGGGCTTTGCGTCGGTATCGGGGCCTGGAACTATCCAACGCAGATCGCATGCTGGAAGGCCGCGCCGGCGCTGGCCGGCGGCAATGCCTTGATCTTCAAGCCTTCCGAGATGACGCCGCTTTGCGCGCTGAAGATTGCCGAAATCTTCATCGAAGCCGGCGCGCCGAAGGGCCTCTTTAACGTCGTCCAGGGTCTTGGCGCAGTCGGGGCGAAGCTCGTTTCCCATCCTGCGGTCGATAAAGTGTCGCTGACGGGCTCGGTGCCGACCGGCTCGAAGGTTTACGCGGCCGCTGCCGCCGGCATCAAGCATGTGACGATGGAACTGGGCGGCAAGTCGCCGATCATCGTCTTCGATGACGCCGACATCGAGAATGCCATCAGCGGCGCCATGCTCGGCAATTTCTATTCGACCGGGCAGATCTGCTCGAACGGCACCCGTGTCTTCGTTCATCGTTCGATCAAGGACCGGTTCCTCACCCGCCTTGCCGAGCGCACCGCATCAATCGTGCTTGGCGATCCACGCAACGAGGAGACCCAGATGGGACCGCTCGTCTCGCACGCCCAGCGCGAGAAGGTGGAGGCCTATATCGAGAAGGGCAAGGCGGAAGGCGCGCGCCTCGTCGCCGGCGGTGAGAGGGTGGCACCCGAGGGTCTCGATGATGGCGCCTTCATTGCGCCGACCATTTTTGCCGACGTGACCGACGACATGACCATCGCGCGCGAGGAAATCTTCGGCCCGGTCATGTGCGTCCTCGATTTTGAGGACGAGGACGAAGTCGTCGAGCGAGCGAACGGCACCGAGTTCGGGCTCTCGGCCGCGGTCTACACGGCCGATCTCACCCGCGGCCACCGTGTCATCGGCCGTATCGATGCCGGCACCTGCTGGATCAACGCCTACAATCTGACACCGGTGGAAATGCCCTTCGGCGGCATGAAGATGTCCGGCGTCGGTCGCGAGAACGGTCGCGCGGCGCTGGAACACTACACGCAGATCAAGAGCGTCTATGTGGGCCTCGGCCCGCAGGACGCGCCGTATTGATGGGGCCGCGCGGATGACCATGGAAGCGGATTTCGTCGTCATTGGCTCCGGCTCGGCCGGCGCCGCCACCGCCTATCGGCTGGCCGAGGACGGGCGCCATTCCGTGCTCGTGCTGGAATATGGCGGCACGGACATCGGCCCGTTCATCCAGATGCCGGCGGCACTGTCCTATCCCATGAACATGGGCATCTACGACTGGGGATTTGAGAGCGAGCCGGAGCCGCATCTCGGCAACCGCAGGCTTGCGACGCCGCGGGGCAAGGTCATCGGCGGTTCGTCCTCCATCAACGGCATGGTCTATGTGCGCGGCCATGCACGCGACTTCGACACCTGGGCGGACCTCGGCGCTCAAGGCTGGTCGTACGCGGACGTTCTGCCCTACTTCAAGCGCATGGAGCACTGGCACGCCGGTGGGCCGTTTGCCGATGCCGGTTCGGGCGATCCATCCTGGCGTGGCCGCTCAGGGCCGATGCACATTACGCGCGGCCCGCGGAAGAACCCACTTTACCGCGCCTTTGTGGAGGCCGGAAAGCAGGCAGGCTTCGAGGCGACGGACGACTACAATGGCGAAAAGCAGGAGGGTTTCGGGCCGATGGAGCAGACGGTCTGGAAAGGCCGCCGCTGGTCCACGGCGAATGCCTATCTGCGGCCGGCGCTAAAGAAGAAGAACACCGAGCTCGTCCGGTGTTTCGCCCGCCGCGTCATCATCGAGAATGGCAAGGCGACCGGCGTCGAGATCGAACGCGGCGGCGCCATCGAGATCGTGAAGGCGCGGCGCGAGGTGATCATCGCCGCATCGTCGATCAATTCGCCGAAGCTCCTGATGCTCTCCGGCATCGGCCCGGCCGCGCATCTCGCCGAGCACGGCATCGCGCCTGTCGCGGATCGACCGGGCGTTGGCGCCAATCTGCAGGATCATCTGGAGCTTTATATCCAGTACGCATCGCTTCAGCCGATCACACTCTACAAGCACTACAATCTGATCGGAAAGGGTCTCGTCGGTCTGCAATGGTTGCTGTTCAAGACGGGCCTTGGAGCATCGAACCAGTTCGAAAGCGCCGCTTTCCTGCGCTCGGCTCCCGGCGTCGATTATCCGGACATCCAGTACCACTTCCTGCCCATGGCGGTGCGCTACGACGGCAAGGCGGCTGCCGAAGGCCATGGGTTTCAGGCCCATGTCGGGCCCATGCGCTCGCCTTCGCGCGGTTCGGTGACGTTGCGCAGCGGCGAGGCCAAGGACAAGCCCGTCATCCGGTTCAACTATATGGGCCATGAAAAGGATTGGGCGGACTTCCGCCACTGCATCCGCCTGACGCGCGAAATCTTCGGGCAACCGGCCTTTGCCGATTACGCGGGCAAGGAGATCCAGCCCGGCATCAATCTGCAGTCGGATGTCGACCTCGACGGCTTCATTCGAGACCACGCTGAAAGCGCCTATCACCCCTGCGGCACGTGCCGGATGGGGCGCGCGGATGATCCGATGGCGGTGGTCGATCCCGAATGCCGCGTCATCGGCGTCGACGGCCTGCGCGTGGCCGATAGCTCGATCTTCCCGCAGATCACCAATGGCAATCTGAACGGCCCGTCGATCATGGTCGGCGAAAAGGCCGCGGATCACATTCTCGGTCGCCAGCCGCTCGCGCCGGAAAATGCCGAGTCCTGGATCAACCCACGTTGGAAGACGAGCGACCGCTAAAAGGTCGATCTAGTCGAAGATCACGCCCTTGGTGACGATGAAGCAGCCATAGGGCCGCTCTTCGCTGGTCTGCACGACGGCATAGGCTTGTCGGGCCGCATCGTAGAAGGCGTGGCGCTCGATCGACGTCAT from Georhizobium profundi includes these protein-coding regions:
- the betC gene encoding choline-sulfatase — protein: MRPNILTIMVDQLNGTLFPDGPADWLHAPNLKRLAARSARFRNAYTASPLCAPGRASFMSGQLPSRTRVYDNAAEFASDIPTFAHHLRRAGYQTCLSGKMHFVGPDQLHGFEERLTTDIYPADFGWTPDYRKPGERIDWWYHNMASVTGAGVAEITNQLEYDDEVAHHALAKIYDLARGKDDRPWHLTVSFTHPHDPYVARKRFFDLYEDCQHLQPDVPAMPYEAHDPHSKRIFDANDWRSYTITDADIARSRQAYFANISYLDEKIGALLDALEATRQDAIVVFLSDHGDMLGERGLWYKMNFFEGSARVPLMIAAPGLNVGLIEEPVSTLDVTPTLAELAGISLDDIMPWTDGESLVPVAGQTRRSSPVPMEYAAEASIAPLVAIRDGQWKYVHCEVDPPQLYDLSNDPHELSNLAADPAHAETTAWLAGVVAAKWDMAAFDAAVRQSQARRWVVYEALRNGSYYPWDYQPLRKASERYMRNHMDLNVVEHDNRFPRGE
- the betB gene encoding betaine-aldehyde dehydrogenase, with amino-acid sequence MRAQPQASHFVDGRYVEDTAGEVFENVFSATCEVIAKLHAATDGIIEEAVASGRRAQKEWAALAPAERGRVLRRAADIIRSRNRELSELETLDTGKPIQETIVADASSGADCLEFFGGLAATLNGETIPLGRDFAYTRRDPLGLCVGIGAWNYPTQIACWKAAPALAGGNALIFKPSEMTPLCALKIAEIFIEAGAPKGLFNVVQGLGAVGAKLVSHPAVDKVSLTGSVPTGSKVYAAAAAGIKHVTMELGGKSPIIVFDDADIENAISGAMLGNFYSTGQICSNGTRVFVHRSIKDRFLTRLAERTASIVLGDPRNEETQMGPLVSHAQREKVEAYIEKGKAEGARLVAGGERVAPEGLDDGAFIAPTIFADVTDDMTIAREEIFGPVMCVLDFEDEDEVVERANGTEFGLSAAVYTADLTRGHRVIGRIDAGTCWINAYNLTPVEMPFGGMKMSGVGRENGRAALEHYTQIKSVYVGLGPQDAPY
- the betA gene encoding choline dehydrogenase, translated to MTMEADFVVIGSGSAGAATAYRLAEDGRHSVLVLEYGGTDIGPFIQMPAALSYPMNMGIYDWGFESEPEPHLGNRRLATPRGKVIGGSSSINGMVYVRGHARDFDTWADLGAQGWSYADVLPYFKRMEHWHAGGPFADAGSGDPSWRGRSGPMHITRGPRKNPLYRAFVEAGKQAGFEATDDYNGEKQEGFGPMEQTVWKGRRWSTANAYLRPALKKKNTELVRCFARRVIIENGKATGVEIERGGAIEIVKARREVIIAASSINSPKLLMLSGIGPAAHLAEHGIAPVADRPGVGANLQDHLELYIQYASLQPITLYKHYNLIGKGLVGLQWLLFKTGLGASNQFESAAFLRSAPGVDYPDIQYHFLPMAVRYDGKAAAEGHGFQAHVGPMRSPSRGSVTLRSGEAKDKPVIRFNYMGHEKDWADFRHCIRLTREIFGQPAFADYAGKEIQPGINLQSDVDLDGFIRDHAESAYHPCGTCRMGRADDPMAVVDPECRVIGVDGLRVADSSIFPQITNGNLNGPSIMVGEKAADHILGRQPLAPENAESWINPRWKTSDR